TGGTGAAGCCGTGGGCGAAGATCATGAAGGCCATCCCCATCTCCAGCCAGCAGCGCCCGCGCGAGATGATCCGCTCGCTGCGCGAGGCTACCAGCGCGATCCAGCGCGGCCAGGTCGTCTGCATCTTCGCCGAAGGCCAGATCACGCGCATCGGGCAGCTCCTTCCGTTCCGCCGCGGCTTCGAGCGCATCATGAAAGACGTCGACGCCCCCATCGTGCCCGTGCACCTCGACGGCGTCTGGGGCTCCATCTTCAGCTTCGAAGCCGGACGCTTCCTGTGGAAGTGGCCGCGGCGCATCCCGTATCCGGTCACCGTCAGCTTCGGCAAGCCGATGCCCGCGACCTCCACGGCGCTCGAAGTGCGCAACGCCGTGCAGGCGCTCCACACCGAGGCCTGGCCTCGCCACCGCAAGCAGAAGATGCTGCCGCTGCACCGCGGCTTCGTCCACACCGCCCGCCACCATCCCTTCCGCTTCTTCATGGCCGACTGGAAGGTCGAGAAGCTCCGCTTCGGCGGCGCGCTGGTGAAGACCGTCTTCCTCGCACGTCGCTTGAGGAAAGTCTGGCAAGGACAGGAGATGGTGGGCGTTCTTCTGCCGCCCTCGGTCGCCGGCGCGCTCGTCAACTTCGCCGCCGTGCTCATCGGCAAGGTGCCGGTGAACCTGAACTACACCGCCTCCGACGAAGCCGTGGCGTCCTCTGCGCGGCAGACGAACCTCCAGACCGTCATCACCTCGCAGCTCTTCCTTGAGAAGGTGAAGATCGCCGTCCCCGGCAAGACGGTGCTGCTCGAGGACCTCGCCGCCAACCCCGGCTTCTTCGAGAAGCTCGCGGCCTTTGTCATGGCGTGGACCTTCCCCATGCCGCTGCTCGAGCGCGCCCTCGGCCGCAAGCAAGCGGCGAAGATCGACGACCTTGCGACCATCATCTTCTCCTCCGGTTCGACCGGCGACCCGAAGGGCGTGATGCTCTCGCACTTCAACGTGGGCTCGAACGTCGAGCAGATCGGCCAGACCTTCGCGCTCCAGGGCGACGACAAGGTGCTCGGCATCCTGCCGTTCTTCCACTCCTTCGGCTTCACGGTCTGCCTGTGGATGCCGGCGAACCTCGGCATCGGCGTGGTCTATCACCCGAACCCGCTCGACGCCCGCGTCATCGGCGGCCTGGTCGCGAAGTACCGCGCCACGTTCATGGTCGCCACGCCGACGTTCCTCCAGGCCTACGTCCGCCGCATCCCGCCCGAGGACCTCGGCTCGCTCCAGTTCGTCATCGTCGGCGCGGAGAAGCTTCCGCAGCGCCTCGCCGACGCCTTCGAAGACACCTTCGGCATTCGCCCGCTCGAAGGCTACGGCTGCACCGAGTGCGCGCCGGTCGTCGCGGTGAATACGCGCGACTATCGCGCGCCCGGTTTCCGCCAGGTCGGGCACAAGCGCGGCGGCATCGGCCACCCCCTGCCGGGTATGAGCGTCCGCGTCGTCGATCCCGACACCGGCGTCGCGCTCCCCACCGGCCGGCCCGGCATGCTCCTCGTCCGCGGACCCAACGTGATGCAGGGCTACCTCGGCCGCCCTGACAAGACCACCGACGTCCTGCGCGACGGCTGGTACACCACCGGCGACATCGCCGCCATGGACGAGGACGGCTTCCTCACCATCACCGACCGCCTGAGCCGCTTCTCCAAGATCGGCGGCGAGATGGTCCCGCACCTCAAGGTGGAAGAGAAGCTGCACGAGCTCGCCGAAAGCCCGGAGCAGGCCTTCGCCGTGACCGCCGTGCCCGACGAGAAGAAGGGCGAGCGCCTCGTCGTGCTGCACACCCTGCCCGACGAGCAGCTCAAGCCGGTGCTGGAAAAGTTTGCGGCCAGTGACCTGCCGCCCCTCTGGAAGCCCCGCGCCAATCAGTTCATGCGCGTGGAGGCGCTGCCGTACCTGGGGACAGGGAAGCTCGACCTGCGCCGCATCCGCGAGCTCGCGACGCAGCTCTCGACCGCCGAAAAAGGCGCGCCCGCCTAGACCACTTCTTCCTTCTTCGGCAGCATCTCGTGCAACCCGAGCGCGACCTCGATCAGGTCGTCGCCCACCAGGCGCGTCTTGCCGATGGCCTCGGCGATCGGGATCGACACGATGTCCGTGCCCTTGAGCGCGACCATGCAGCCGGACTGGCCCTTGTGGACCATGTCGATCGCGCCCATGCCGTAGCGCGTCGCCAGCATGCGGTCGAAGGCCGTCGGCGACCCGCCGCGCTGCAGGT
Above is a window of Terriglobales bacterium DNA encoding:
- a CDS encoding acyl-[ACP]--phospholipid O-acyltransferase, whose protein sequence is MSTAASPQPAPQTRPLRGFWALIATQFQGAFSDLVLKNLAIFFVLGMAIPEATRNKYGVLVNALFNIPFILFSMSGGFLADRYSKRTVTIATKLMEIGVMLVVLIGLWRGDLSILFVAVFLLSTQAALFGPSKYGLLPELLPTEKLSWGNGVIELGTFLASLSGSIAGAFLSDRFHATPYVSGFILLGLSVLGLLASFGVTPVPAAAPSRKFRANFVADLWEKMRLIAEDNVLALCVVGSTFFWFVAALMTNNVYFFGHDYLQLHDTENGLLLAAVAIGIGIGSFIAGYVSGEKIEYGLIPLGAIGMSIFAIALSYFGRDMRSAMMLLGMVGFFAGFFAVPINAAIQHRPTEDKKGGVIAATNLLSFVGMAIAAGLYYLLQTVAGLPPRAIFFATGWIIVGATIYAVRLLPDALLRLALWFATRTIYKIRVEGRENIPERGGALLVSNHLSFVDALLLMASTDRFVRFLIFQAIYEHPVVKPWAKIMKAIPISSQQRPREMIRSLREATSAIQRGQVVCIFAEGQITRIGQLLPFRRGFERIMKDVDAPIVPVHLDGVWGSIFSFEAGRFLWKWPRRIPYPVTVSFGKPMPATSTALEVRNAVQALHTEAWPRHRKQKMLPLHRGFVHTARHHPFRFFMADWKVEKLRFGGALVKTVFLARRLRKVWQGQEMVGVLLPPSVAGALVNFAAVLIGKVPVNLNYTASDEAVASSARQTNLQTVITSQLFLEKVKIAVPGKTVLLEDLAANPGFFEKLAAFVMAWTFPMPLLERALGRKQAAKIDDLATIIFSSGSTGDPKGVMLSHFNVGSNVEQIGQTFALQGDDKVLGILPFFHSFGFTVCLWMPANLGIGVVYHPNPLDARVIGGLVAKYRATFMVATPTFLQAYVRRIPPEDLGSLQFVIVGAEKLPQRLADAFEDTFGIRPLEGYGCTECAPVVAVNTRDYRAPGFRQVGHKRGGIGHPLPGMSVRVVDPDTGVALPTGRPGMLLVRGPNVMQGYLGRPDKTTDVLRDGWYTTGDIAAMDEDGFLTITDRLSRFSKIGGEMVPHLKVEEKLHELAESPEQAFAVTAVPDEKKGERLVVLHTLPDEQLKPVLEKFAASDLPPLWKPRANQFMRVEALPYLGTGKLDLRRIRELATQLSTAEKGAPA